The Episyrphus balteatus chromosome 3, idEpiBalt1.1, whole genome shotgun sequence genome segment AATGGAGacggcaatagtcaaaacgttaacgtatgatcgtaatcgtgtgtcGTGATTCGACCCCTGTTTTCTAATGACGTTAACGTTATCACTTAAAATTACCGACTTCACAGACAAGCaatagttttttgcatttttgctaATGTTTTGTTCGTTTTGTGACTGCAAACTTCACTGGGCAATAGCTATAAAACACTGTGCCAAAAATTGAAGAATGCGAAATCGGGCCCAGGGGCCCTCTTTTATGTAGCTTTGTTCTACTTTTGCATCTATTCGAAAGTAAATTTCAATTGTACTTCGAACTGagtatataaatataataataccAATCTAAATAAAACCCATAAAGTATTTGACATGGCTGGATCTGTAAAATGTTCATTAGTTACAGTATTACAGAGATCAGCTTTTGCTTCTTCCTCTaaagatttttgaatttttttttaataattgaaagacggaacccaaaacaaaaaaaaaatcgctccattttaaatttctttttggttTCACTTCTGGATCCGAGCTGTTTCCTTTACGCCttcattttcagtatcaacaGCTTACCTAATGGGTTGAATAGCTTTTGGATATAAACAAAATGTCTATAGTTTAGCGTTTCCATTTACAAGATGGCGTCATAAGTTTATTACGTTTGGTTtgtcaaaagtaacaacaatttccaagacaaacaagaaaaatttcaatagggcagctgtcaaaaacttaggaagccattttttttttctttcatctgacagttctcgatacagactTTCTGCTTATGATATTACCTTCTTTTCTTATACCATGCTGTAGTAATTCTCTctcattataaataaaaatacataaatatttttttgaaagtattgcattttatttattttatttttattagtcgTTTTATTTCCCTCacagaatttttgtattttatttttgtttctttatagtttttataataattttattaatatttagtACTTATAACATAcatcatattttttatataataattatacatttatataaattCACGTAAAACTATTTTGGTTCGGTgtcttattgaaataaaaacatcaattttatttatatcataCATGAAGAATACATTATAATGAAATCTTACAACTTAccatttatataatatatatgtatagcagttttttttttatacttaattttaataattgattAAATTTCCTaagatcaattttttatttttttgtttttgcttattttttttcaattaaattaatttcctTCAATTCAAAACATACACCTTCACATATCATATGTAACTAAATATCACTAACGcaattaaaattcgttttattttttttaaaacattttttgttactatttttttgtagttactgtgttttttttttgttaatttttattaaatatcaaaatttaacatttaaattaatCATAAGACTCAACGTTCGAttcgtttttattattttttaaaattgaatttttttttgtgcactcGAATCCAAGTGTTGGCAAGAATACACCTTTTATCGATAGATTGATATTTATCGAAGAcacaataaatttaattatttttttaaattttatgtctaGTCTATTGCTAATCTAGGATTAACTACATCTTggttaaaattattgttttttttttttgtttttaaaatacacttttttgtatttttaaaaacatatgtttttttgttgcttagggttcttattttaaaataaataacaacacctaggtatttattttataatgaattaaCAAGACATAAGATAAATATAGCAGCAGAGCAAATCTAACTGTTTGTAGTTTAACAGCaatatctttttgttttaacaatatCAATGATTATAACAACAGCAACAAGGGATGAGACGCGATAACATTTTCTAATCACAGAACCCGCCGGAATCTGAAGCAAAATTCATCCAGCGAGATTTCGTTGTTcgtagcttatttttttttttatttttgactacGACAGGATATCTATACATAAATGTGTAATATGGTTAGTAAAGAAGTTGTATGACTTTTAACATTGAAAAGTTCACTTCTTACCATTTGATGAATCTGAGTGCATATTTATATGGGGAATTAATATGTAATCTAactattccattttttttgttttgtacctaCATTCATAGAAACTGACTTTTTAGTGcaattttacattaattttattaatttttaatttaattatttataaacttaATTAACTATCCATAACTAtactaaaaatatttacatacaaaaataatttcttcaaataatacaatttgttttgttttttttcttttttttttcttcttttttttttttaaataataattatgagttttatttattattattattctgcgAATATAatatttggagttttttttttttattgataataagattttgttttaaggtTGAAAAGTTCCAACTAGGCtttgattttttgatttgttttcctAAATAAGATTTTAtaagttaagtttttgaaattccTGTTATGCATTAAACGAATAAGAAAGACCTTTGTCTTGAAACTATGAAAGTCAGTCTatagatattttgttttttgtttttttttttttctttgttgttgtttgagttGGTCATAAAGCTATTACATTGATTATATTgacattttgtatattttatttttaacataataTATGATTGAAATGAAAACCTTTACAGTTGAGTTGATTTTTAATTATGTTGGTGTTTTTACACAACAATCGGTATATTTTAGGATTTTTAGGAGCTTAATTTAGAATTTCCACTTAATAACATAATAGGTTTTCGTATCAATTTTAAATGTTCTCATTTTCGAACTAACTTCATTTTGGATCGAAGTATAACACTAATTCCTCATTTAATGTAAAGTGATAATGGAAGTATTTTACCGCATGCTTTGAACATGGAATGGGTTCAAAGGTTATTAAAGATCGATTTATCAAACTTGCTGTAGAGGAAACGTACCTAACTCATCCACAACGTAATCTATCGACTCTTTAAATCCATTCGATTTGTTTTTTAAGCTTTCCATTCCGTTAATTAAATCACCTGTGTACGATGATTAAGGTTACCCATCCCAACTAATACAACAGCTTCTGTTAATTGAAATCTCACAAGtaggtactactttttatatagcttgtattgagcttgcttcagaatttaattgcttatagaaattcgaacttgtttaacaacttctaataagttgtttaaatactgttaaagaaacttaaccgaagataaagtttttttttcgaataagcttgcttaatgaatttatagaagctttacagaaattacgaagttttgtatttgctgtttggttttgatattgaataatctagctcagACACGGCAGTTCGATGCCTGACAAAACAGTAATGtactatttattattaatagataaactaaataataatggaatgttataaataatttcagattaaaaaataaaattcatgatttaaaatcaaataaaaatcaattaaaaaagaattttattttttatttcgataagaCACGTCTtaagctatacaagctcttacgaagctatctgtcaaatctcaaagcttcgtttaagattcTTATAAATACATTCTTATaaagggtcaaacttgtataacgttctcctttttcatGCCCAACAATCTAACTAAAGTTAAAAAGAACCTGAAATGTAGCTTCTGTAATACCTTtaccgaagctgaaattttaGTTGGGATATCTTTAAATATTGAATAACCCGCATTCAAACTTCGACGAGAAAAGTTATTACTGGTGTTTAAATCATATCTAACAGATTTATTAGACAGTTGATgtgatttaatttttgtctATTGTTGCaagaaaatcaaacattttattcaGCTCCATTCTGAGATGAGAGGGGACAGGAACTATTATCGTAACGATACTTTGAATTGGCATTCTTGTCCAACTTTTCTTATAAAGCATTAATATTGTCCAAACTGTGATTTAAAGCCGAATTGACTTTAGAGTTATTACCCCGCACTTTAGCCTTTAGCTCCAGAAAAGAGTCTGATAATGATCGCATGGGCAAGTGGAAGAGACTTGCACTCCTTGCAACAGTAATTGAAATTCGTCAAAATCTCCGGAACATGAGATTTGGATTCGGATCTGCTCAATCCGATGTAAAAGGGATGGAAACTTAAATTGCAGATTCCACTGCAACACTTTCAACATATTTTCAACATCTTGCTTGAAATAACAACTGCGCTGCTTCAAAAAAACCAGAAGATAATATTgcatcatttttatcaaatctattGGAAATTGTGAAGCAACATGTATGTTGTTAACAACTGAATATAACCATAACAATATCGCATGGCAATCTGCGAGCCCAGATAGTAAAACGATGGCAAACTTGTGAGCTCGGTTAATGGCGGAAGAGGGTAATATTAAAACCACAAGCTCAGTATGAAGAAGTGAAGAACTTTTTCGAAGAAaagtagttttaaaaattcgtctaaaaacaataaatcaGCTACGAAAGCTCAAATCAAAAACGAAAAACTGAAAGGCAAATATTTCAGATGCGGCCAAAATGGACATTAAAAGCAGTCGAcgtctttttttaatgaagacaGAGGCATAGGACAGTGAACATTAACTTTGTAGCATTTGATCTACTGATGGATACTTAAATGGATGACTATTTTTCTGTATGTTCCTAAAATTAAACTGAATCTTTTTTCGTCTGGAAAAGTCATCTTGGTTATCGAATTGAGTCGAATAGCAAACGTTTCGATTTTCTGAAAGATGTAAAAATCGTTTCGTCGAAAAATTGTGAGGCTTCACTAAGGCGCCTTTCATGgtacaaaaaaattgcacaaaTTTGAGTTTGCGCAAATTGTTAGTGTTGTGAATCCACTGGATTAATTGAGCTTATCACATTGGTCATTTGAGCCGGATTCTGAATCCGCATAGCAGAAATAAAATCACAACCAAAAGACACCAGACTCTTCTCCAATACAACAGATTCATCAAAAACCACATCTAAGACGATAGAAAAACAGATATAATTATTAAAAGACCTTTTAAATTAACAGTTATTTATGGAAACCGCAAAAATAAGTTAATATTTTCCATGTATTTCGTCAGGAGCAGAGCAAGGCTATTTAAGAATGACTAAGACTAAGTTTCTTCTACATCACAATAACAGTTTGCAAAAGATGTACTCCTTCAAGCGCTTcaagaattctgtaaaattaaGATAAccaaacaaagaaacaaaaacaattccTTAAATAAGATGTGACTTGCGATTAGAATGTTCAATAGCAGCTAGCAACTCATGCTTTTGTCTAACATACAAACGACCTTTCTTCCATGGATTCTGCAATTGCAATGGCTTAAAATCATCCCTCAAACAACGTTCCCTTGCCCCTATAACTGctaccaaacaaaaattatttaatttatcagCTGAGTAAATTGGTCCATTATTGCCTTTCAACACCGCCGCCATATTAATTTGTTTCACTACCAAATTTATAACTTCTCTCGCCGTAGTCTTTGGTGTAACATTAAGTTTGAGACTTGTTCCACTAGCCAACCCAGTGTCATAAGCTGTATAAACTTGTATAATTCCAGTTTGTTGTGTAGTACTTGTAGCTGCATTTGAAACACTCCCAGTGGCGGCacctgttgttgttgttgtagaattCCCTAACGTACAGTCTTCAGCGCTAGCTTGTCGAGGTATTGGAcgtttatttgatttatttgatACTGGTGAGGACGGTTCGGAGGAATGCACTTTGGCATCACTGCCTTTGATTTCAGTTTGTAAAGCATTTAAAGTTGATTTGAGGAATAGACCTCCGTCTTTGAGAGCAGCCGTGGTCTTTAGTTTGACCCTTTGAGCAATTGGATAGGAAGCAGTTTCTGAGTCACTCGATAAACTTTGTACTGAATCGGTAATATTTGTTTGACAACTACTACTATGAGCGCTCACTGACAGATAAGGAGCTGAGTTGGATGTAGGACCGCCTTGGACATTCGGCACAGTTGTCCGTTTCCTAAAGTGAgagttttttaattgtttattagCTGACAGAGTATCCTCGGAGCGTGACGGTGGCATTCGGTAGAGTACCATTTCACTATTCTCACCTCCAGTTGAGTAATAGCTTTGAGTGTATTGCGAACAAGTTGAGTCTGCACTGTTTTTTCTTAGCGATTCATCATTCTTTGAGGTCATTTTCGGATGCAGGAACTGTTGAGGTTGAACTGAGCCAAGGTTTTGTTCAGATTTTGAGTGTTCACCTGCTAGATAGCAGTCAGAGTTTAGATGAGAATTCGCCGCTGGGCCTGGCCATGATCCCCGGCCAGGACCGCTTTTACTAAATTTAGCTTCCCGAACTGGCAACTGCAGAAGATGACAGTTGCTATTGTCGCACATTGAGTTTTCAACGTTATCTTCaaccatttttttgaaatctagGATTTCCCGGATGGTTACGGTAGGATTGCAACTTCGATCGCGGGCAAAAGCTATTACATCCATTAGCCAACGAACACTCTTCCATACCGAGTTTAGGTTTAAGGTAAGTTCTTGAAGTTTGGCTAAACGTTCCTTGGCAATTTGTAGCTCACTTGTTGAGAAAGCTTCTCGATGTGAGTGATTTGCTAAGGCTGTATCGAGTTCAAGAATGCACGAGAGTCGTGAATACTTTTGAATGATTCCGTTTTGATATGTCCTTAAGTGAATCATTTCGAATGCCTGAATTGTCAAGCTGAGAAGGtcatctcgttgaagaagcaattcGGTTTGACCGGGTACAGCACAAGATGACTCGACTGGGGGACAGATTATCAGGAAGCTGACATCTTTTGACAGTTCAATGATCTCAATATCATAAAGCCGATAATTAAGAGCTTCTTCAAGCCGAATATTCATGTGTTTGAAAAGTGTATTGGCTGCGGTAGTAATATCATGTAAAAAGATTCTTTGAACTTCCGTCATAACCTCTGGATTGGGATTAAATTCTAGAGGTATCGCATCAGATTTGGTTTGTTTCGTCAAAATTTCCCATTCATCGGCTGTAATGTGTGAATTATCGCGAACTTTTGCGTGGGGAAGAACATTTGGTGTTTTCACTGGCACAACCACTTGAATTTGATCAACTGaacattgcatttttaaataGCCCAAATAGAGTCCGGGATTTATTTTCGTTGTCGAAGTTTGATGATAGAGTATTTGGTCGCTTATGGAAGATATTAACATCTCATTGATGTTATAGTCTTCATGTAAAGCTGtgattttcttttgtattttatttacagGCAACCAGCGGGAATTTAAAactgaaattgatttttgagtttttaccgAGTTGACACAACATAGAACGACTGTGCCATGAGAATCTCGCAGGGGTTTGTGGTATAGCTGGCCGAGATCGGTCAGACAGAGAGCTGATTGCATTTGACAGGCGGCTGAGAGTAGTTTTGTCCGGAAATGTACCGCAGATGTTAGGTGACGTTCCATATCGGTACGAAGTGATTTGACATCGTCCCAGGTACATGCAAcctgaaattataaaaaaagtgttaagTACAAATTTTAACTTTCGAGTTATTAAGAATAGTTTGTAGGAgtaaaagttattattttttaggcTTAAATGGAGATAATTTGGCTAtctaatacaaaatacaaagaaattaagGGACTGGGTAAAagtttataaaatgaaaatgatgGATTCTTTTTAAGACGAGTCGTCAAGACATTTGCTCTTTTTGGCAAGATAGCTTTCAAGGAGAGTTGTAATATAGTCATTAAATATCAaattcctaagtggaaaaactatttcgaaagaataaaaatattcactaatttgttcagatttttattttaacgctAGATGGCGTCTCAAGAGGGTTCaagttttttctcttttgatttacaTAATGTACGTGTATGTTGACTAACGAGgtcattttttagatatagatttaaagcaaaaatgtttGATAAGGTTCTGGTCTACATTTaacaccgttttcaaaaaggtaaaaCAACTTTTATTAAAGTAGGTATGTTTTATGATTTAAACAACTCTTAGCTTACGTCGTTGAGATATACTTATAACGTTATAAGCATTctgctttcaatttttttattttcaattgaagTTTATAGTACCTACGGGTAATGCTTTCTAGattgtaaactttttttttatatttggtagATTGAGAATAAAAGTTGTTAGCAACTTTAATTGTAGAAGGAAGGACAAGCTAAACAATCGtgcatcatatttttttttacaactcagGCCATAgaagaataaaaactttaataaagttgcatattaacaaaaataaaatatcttaatctaaaaagtgcgtatacgccatagtgcacctgaattgtttttttttttatctttacttggTCTATACAGATTCATGATTACAATAATTTGAAGTTCTTAATCAAATCCAATACAGCCTATAGATGTACATAAAAAGGTAAGAAGaaactgttttgtttttagcaTATCGTTTAACGCCATTCATATCTGAAcgatgtttcttttttttttttttgggatgcAGACTTGGAAAATTAGGTAATATAAAACTTTGAAAAGAAGAATATTTATGACGgcaaacacaattttgaaattattgtaGTTTACatgaaaaaagtgaataatttaaaaaaaatgttcaacaaattaataaaaataaaaatgcaaccCGACGACAAAAATGACAAGTTTTTCAATAGGCTACTTAAAATCGGCTTAGTTGTAAATAAATCAAGGACAAAATTTGATTTGCCAACATTACAATGATTGCAATTATTgctttccattaaaaatatttttattgtaaataaaacaattttgactattaCTATTGGCATTACATTAGCTTCGATAGTTAGTGTATGAAATtcgacagataaaaaaaaaaataatgtgtgcaatttacacgtggttgaagtgaaaccttaaaaatcataaaaaaaaaaatcgaaaaaatgtaactttcttttattccatcacttttttttatatgacaacctacaatacattttataccatctgaaagcttattgtttcagctcaaaatatgtatatcgaccatgtctatacaacatctacaaaaagagctagaattttttaacccaattagttttcataaaaaaaagcaaaacaatcaatctcttttctcttctaacgccattaaatccattttttaaaagacaacctattataaacttatatcattattatttcaccttttatatgtggcttcaatcatatttctaccattcctacaaaaaaaagtaagaattttttaaagccaaccatgtcgaaatttcaaactgagattatggtacttcctctactgctggctggtcatcggcaacaaatcttcacaggtgttttgaggtatttttcaagtttttcaattaaagattatataacttgtagagcacgtaccgttatatgtgatatattaaatgaaaggtaatattattagcatgcgtattaaagttaaatacattttttatgtgctctagatcgaaagatataacgtgtttagaaaaagaacatcttttcaccgttatctcagaattttgaatatgaaattaattaaaattttgcataatttatttaattacctatctactgtataaatttcattcatctatctattaaaacaaaaaagttatgatcaattgatttttgtgtcgctttttcgtttcaacttgtttcaaatcactacgatactaaagaagttttcacttcaaaatatgtatttaatgcacacgtttaagatttattttatgctgataatttttattaacaataatttttttaatggaaaatattttagcTGGCcgtaaattattttctttttttttgttgagttttgagtATTAACCATTCTGGTTTAAATGCTTACAACTAGGATTCTTGATATTTACCCAAAATTAGTCAAAttccttatttaaaaaaacttaaatgttcTAAGGAAATGTTACCAAAGAAGTATGTACATGCAACCGTGCGTAACATTtataataatacaaataaaaataaagaataaaacattAATAAAGTTCCATAtaatacaatacaaaaataaaattgtactaAAAAGTGCGTATACGCCATGGTGAACAATTATGTATATTGTCTTTTAATTTGGTCTACAATTTGTGGAAAAATCATCagaaagaaaatgtttttagaTCGTATCTTTTAAAAGTTACCGTGTTTTTTTAGTTACTGCGTACTTAGctaaaaaacaattgtttttctttattaataGTAATTCTTTGCAAAAATCTATAAGTTTAGAGTTTAAAAAGTTTATACAAATGCTTTTTAATTCTTAGTAATCGTTTCATGTTGTTTACCGTGCAAAAATTTACTAAACTACGTACCTAGATACTAGTAAAACACGGCTAGTATATATTTATCTACCAACGTTATATTCACCAAATGACAAGATCTACTAGTTTCTGCATTGGCGTATTTAGTAAATATTAAAACTTCTTTaaggattttatttaatttttgaagatttcTACCCGATGAATGTATTAGCCAGATTAAATTGCAATTAGAAACAAAAACTAGGTACTTTTCCCCGTTAAGTTTTAAGAGCTAGAAGACTGTTATACCAAAATagtaaaatcgaaaaatttcgCTAAACTTCTCTTATACTAAGTTTCTCGATTGAGTTCCATAGCACAATTATATTCCTTTTCATTCGTTTCTTTTCCAAGAATTACCACCCTTTTTTCTAgttcataacatttttcttcaattttaccTCGTCTCAGAATTTAagtttcaaaagataaaaaaaattcccccaAACACTTTTCTTAACATCCCTTTGCAAGATTTATAACTCTTTAAGTCCCACATCTAAGTgatatttatttcataaaaaaaatccaaaatatcaTCTCCATGATGacttaacaaaataataactttatATCCATCAAACCACCAAACCAGTGTGTGGGATACACTCACCTTCATAAACCAATGATAGTCACTATGCAACGAACTAGGATACGTTTCATCAATCTCAATTACAGGAATGCAATCTTCGCTCGTCACGAGTACTTTATCCTCATAGTACAATATACACGCCAGATAGATGCCACTAAAggaaagaaaattcaaattttaatgatggtatacacatacaaattttttactgCGATATAACGGTAttaaagaagagaaaaaagtgTGAATGCAGAAGAATATACTAACCGTCTAAGATGCTTTTGAAACTTTGACGTCACAGAAAATAATTGCTTAATAGTTGTCTTCTTTTTTGGATTTCTTCTGTGTGCAGCAGACGATTCCAAGGTTAACTCAGAGGCATCTTCAGGTCTAGCCAAACGAACAGCTGTAAAAAGACTATCAAGGATTCGCAGCCGTCCCATAAAACGATCATCTCTGTCAGTCAAGTCTCGCCAACCTTAACCAAATTGAAATAATACATTAAATCTTGATTATACCTAAACACACACAAGTCAACAACGCCGACGACTTACTTGATGGTACAACACTTGCTGGCACAGATAATTTAGATGGACCCCATCCTTTAACATTACCACAACTTGCTCTAATGAAATATCTTCGTCCCTGAGTGAGGTCAGTTATTCGACAATTGGCGCCCATTGTTCCCTGAAAGCTATTCCATTCGAGTATCTCTCGTTCTCCAACCACATTGCTAAAATCTGCTCTTGTTGACCATTGAACtgtgaattaaatgaaattagcCAAATTATATACACACAGGACGATAGTGATAACAATAATTTTACCTTTAAATTTAGTCCCAATGGCACCCTCTGTGGGTTCAAGAATTCGCACCATGATAGAATTAACTCCGgtgacatcaacaccaacagcCATCGGGCAATCTGGGGGACGGGCCTGATCCCAACCGAGCAGCATGCGACGTAATCCTTTCACACGTCGTTCCCAAATTCCAATTTGTTTATCAGTTTCAGTTCCTGTGCAACCTGTCACTGACGGTCCACTATTACCTGGAAATTGCATCAAATCACACACATAAATGTTATGGTTTGGTAGCTTTAGGAGGAAGGTATAACAAGGACCAAGGACTAAGGACTCTAGAGACTACAGGTATCTACACCACACACACcaactcaaacaaacacacaaacaTTGGAATAAACCCCAGAGGGAACTCTTAGATGGCAGTTTCAGTTTCGATGCAATTTCATCTGACAACcagcaattttctaaaaacagtttcttttttttttcaaaaaataaagaaaacaaaatccaa includes the following:
- the LOC129913874 gene encoding uncharacterized protein LOC129913874 isoform X6: MDDTAAATKKNSPPTLSIDRAAFLLLRVKKAFKKKRQQRKDRQQQQQAALANQTRTCRKQPPPLLRSRTLPAIVVPGISIIAAQTETNRIQNDKPHGSTSSHRWSLLPKPRGSVVCDDSNLEYRRKSSSSSQGGISLGALSNVDPYSYNCEDFECQPDGSVVLRIPAPHIVAARAYRVSTGSNTSATSQAAKKNLCPLNLHHHQQQLPTHHHHHQQNQQQQQHQQHLLTSNRSKQQQDETSGGGGFSRDREGGIGSIGPSSTNTALCRLVKLLNQTTKATMSNSDGHFSMMEAADPPRRLSWERRDTLTGKIPRSASIDSVADAVWCDSPRPSLTVPRHFPFQHRPSSSSLLSNISTGSGIQHPSQLNVDLGSNRRESVLSPSSTRRNKLTRIINALFSAVEHGHLDKARTILESTDVDVNSINADGLSPLDVAVLSNNRSMTKMLLQHGAIEGSQFATESLGNKLNGLLQDAESRIQDLSGCEGFPQQSAAFSSTRSSISSIIIGEFCNSGPSVTGCTGTETDKQIGIWERRVKGLRRMLLGWDQARPPDCPMAVGVDVTGVNSIMVRILEPTEGAIGTKFKVQWSTRADFSNVVGEREILEWNSFQGTMGANCRITDLTQGRRYFIRASCGNVKGWGPSKLSVPASVVPSSWRDLTDRDDRFMGRLRILDSLFTAVRLARPEDASELTLESSAAHRRNPKKKTTIKQLFSVTSKFQKHLRRGIYLACILYYEDKVLVTSEDCIPVIEIDETYPSSLHSDYHWFMKVACTWDDVKSLRTDMERHLTSAVHFRTKLLSAACQMQSALCLTDLGQLYHKPLRDSHGTVVLCCVNSVKTQKSISVLNSRWLPVNKIQKKITALHEDYNINEMLISSISDQILYHQTSTTKINPGLYLGYLKMQCSVDQIQVVVPVKTPNVLPHAKVRDNSHITADEWEILTKQTKSDAIPLEFNPNPEVMTEVQRIFLHDITTAANTLFKHMNIRLEEALNYRLYDIEIIELSKDVSFLIICPPVESSCAVPGQTELLLQRDDLLSLTIQAFEMIHLRTYQNGIIQKYSRLSCILELDTALANHSHREAFSTSELQIAKERLAKLQELTLNLNSVWKSVRWLMDVIAFARDRSCNPTVTIREILDFKKMVEDNVENSMCDNSNCHLLQLPVREAKFSKSGPGRGSWPGPAANSHLNSDCYLAGEHSKSEQNLGSVQPQQFLHPKMTSKNDESLRKNSADSTCSQYTQSYYSTGGENSEMVLYRMPPSRSEDTLSANKQLKNSHFRKRTTVPNVQGGPTSNSAPYLSVSAHSSSCQTNITDSVQSLSSDSETASYPIAQRVKLKTTAALKDGGLFLKSTLNALQTEIKGSDAKVHSSEPSSPVSNKSNKRPIPRQASAEDCTLGNSTTTTTGAATGSVSNAATSTTQQTGIIQVYTAYDTGLASGTSLKLNVTPKTTAREVINLVVKQINMAAVLKGNNGPIYSADKLNNFCLVAVIGARERCLRDDFKPLQLQNPWKKGRLYVRQKHELLAAIEHSNRKSHLI
- the LOC129913874 gene encoding uncharacterized protein LOC129913874 isoform X5, coding for MDDTAAATKKNSPPTLSIDRAAFLLLRVKKAFKKKRQQRKDRQQQQQAALANQTRTCRKQPPPLLRSRTLPAIVVPGISIIAAQTETNRIQNDKPHGSTSSHRWSLLPKPRGSVVCDDSNLEYRRKSSSSSQGGISLGALSNVDPYSYNCEDFECQPDGSVVLRRDTLTGKIPRSASIDSVADAVWCDSPRPSLTVPRHFPFQHRPSSSSLLSNISTGSGIQHPSQLNVDLGSNRRESVLSPSSTRRNKLTRIINDHVLPDLLSKSCCEKSSLASNSRHSQPTFLTQDGHDFQLPTIRPQRSKRHLDFTSKKKSTKDCSKQSAAYDFYTETSPLFNKIPGQLNHHHHPSTCQFEMDFLVPHPLDHHHHQQQQQQQHLTKQSRMKNDTNKFFVSRYPQENHLAMNQELQEDDKMQPSQQQRVLQRGSTSKGGSSNQQPQTPHPNKMSKKQLKIAQAQLDKLTQINTHLHALFSAVEHGHLDKARTILESTDVDVNSINADGLSPLDVAVLSNNRSMTKMLLQHGAIEGSQFATESLGNKLNGLLQDAESRIQDLSGCEGFPQQSAAFSSTRSSISSIIIGEFCNSGPSVTGCTGTETDKQIGIWERRVKGLRRMLLGWDQARPPDCPMAVGVDVTGVNSIMVRILEPTEGAIGTKFKVQWSTRADFSNVVGEREILEWNSFQGTMGANCRITDLTQGRRYFIRASCGNVKGWGPSKLSVPASVVPSSWRDLTDRDDRFMGRLRILDSLFTAVRLARPEDASELTLESSAAHRRNPKKKTTIKQLFSVTSKFQKHLRRGIYLACILYYEDKVLVTSEDCIPVIEIDETYPSSLHSDYHWFMKVACTWDDVKSLRTDMERHLTSAVHFRTKLLSAACQMQSALCLTDLGQLYHKPLRDSHGTVVLCCVNSVKTQKSISVLNSRWLPVNKIQKKITALHEDYNINEMLISSISDQILYHQTSTTKINPGLYLGYLKMQCSVDQIQVVVPVKTPNVLPHAKVRDNSHITADEWEILTKQTKSDAIPLEFNPNPEVMTEVQRIFLHDITTAANTLFKHMNIRLEEALNYRLYDIEIIELSKDVSFLIICPPVESSCAVPGQTELLLQRDDLLSLTIQAFEMIHLRTYQNGIIQKYSRLSCILELDTALANHSHREAFSTSELQIAKERLAKLQELTLNLNSVWKSVRWLMDVIAFARDRSCNPTVTIREILDFKKMVEDNVENSMCDNSNCHLLQLPVREAKFSKSGPGRGSWPGPAANSHLNSDCYLAGEHSKSEQNLGSVQPQQFLHPKMTSKNDESLRKNSADSTCSQYTQSYYSTGGENSEMVLYRMPPSRSEDTLSANKQLKNSHFRKRTTVPNVQGGPTSNSAPYLSVSAHSSSCQTNITDSVQSLSSDSETASYPIAQRVKLKTTAALKDGGLFLKSTLNALQTEIKGSDAKVHSSEPSSPVSNKSNKRPIPRQASAEDCTLGNSTTTTTGAATGSVSNAATSTTQQTGIIQVYTAYDTGLASGTSLKLNVTPKTTAREVINLVVKQINMAAVLKGNNGPIYSADKLNNFCLVAVIGARERCLRDDFKPLQLQNPWKKGRLYVRQKHELLAAIEHSNRKSHLI